The bacterium genome segment AGGTTCTAAAGCCTCAGGGAAATTGGCCATCGTGAGGAATTCTACATCCAAATCAGCAAGCCCAGCGCTGAGGATGGTGATAATTTCACTCGCTTTAGCCCGATTTCCCGAGGCAATCAGTAATTTCCTAGGGTTAGTCATCAACGCCAAGAATTTGAGTGTACATTACGTGGGCAGGGTTGATTGTGATGACACCGCGTGAACCCATTTCCATAACCCCTGCGGTCTTGATAAAAGACACTCCTGGCAATCGCACCAAAGCAGCCGTGGGGGATCGAAGGTCTTCAATAACCTTCTCCGCTTCTTCGCGAGTATTGACGGGGCAGTCGACCTCAATTCCGATAAGTCCGATAAGCAGTGTTAAACGAGCCATGAAATCCTCCCAATTATTTATAGCTGAATGATGATTTACATTCAAAAAATTCAAGCTAGACCGAAAAACTATCTTTTTAGCGTTAAGCGCCGATAACTTAATATAAGTGCATCAAGCGCGTTAATCTCACGCAATTGTACCTGTGAAAGATTAGCGCTGTCCTGCCGAAAATACAGATATATCACCTGGATGTGAATAGAAATGAATAAAACAGTGTTTGCTTCAACAAATTTGGTGGTCGGAAGTCAAGTTTATATTCGTACAAGTGAGAGTGACGCTGAAAAGCGCGGCTTGTCAACGATCATAGAGATTACACCGGAAAGTATGTGGCTAAGCCACCCACATGGCGAAATTCTGAGTTTTTCAAACGATGGCGCCCTAATGACTTTATCAATTGAAGACGACCAATATGCTCTAGTTTCCGAGGTCAGAGTTCTTCATATTCGACGCGACTTGTTATGTCGTGACTTCGAGGTAACCCTTCCTTCCGATTGGCAATTCCTACATCGCCGCGCTTCACCTAGGGTTGCAATGGATGTTGAAGTATTATTGCTGAGAGTTGCAGAAGCTGAAGCAAAGATAAAACATTATATTCCTGGTCACTTGGTTGATATTGGCATTTCAGGAGCTCGCATTGTTTCCCGGATACCATTTATCAGAGGCGATCTGTTATTTCTTCAATTGCAATGTCCAGGTTCGTCTGCAAAGTTCAATACTGTTATTGAAGTTATAAGACTGATTGCAAAGCGAAAACATGTTGGAAGTTCCTGCGAGTTTAGCGCCCGATTTCTTTCACTCACTTCCGATAGGAAAAATTTTCTCGAAGACTATATAAGTAGTGCAACTCAGTAACCTATCAAGAGTGGGCTTTTGTTCAACTTCTTAAATTTTTCATTTTTCTCCTGAATATTTGAACATCTGTTGAGATATTTAGCGTATATAAAT includes the following:
- a CDS encoding PilZ domain-containing protein, translated to MNKTVFASTNLVVGSQVYIRTSESDAEKRGLSTIIEITPESMWLSHPHGEILSFSNDGALMTLSIEDDQYALVSEVRVLHIRRDLLCRDFEVTLPSDWQFLHRRASPRVAMDVEVLLLRVAEAEAKIKHYIPGHLVDIGISGARIVSRIPFIRGDLLFLQLQCPGSSAKFNTVIEVIRLIAKRKHVGSSCEFSARFLSLTSDRKNFLEDYISSATQ